A genomic segment from Aegilops tauschii subsp. strangulata cultivar AL8/78 chromosome 1, Aet v6.0, whole genome shotgun sequence encodes:
- the LOC141038365 gene encoding E3 ubiquitin-protein ligase SINA-like 5: MEPAAKRMALANVIVDGDDTLNCGICYLPLKPPCGVGHTISSRCHDKMVAARRCRVCHIRLTGGYRWNIALERLTESIRVPCANAAHGCTATPAYYDHPDHLKACPHDAVLLPAGRLRFR; this comes from the exons ATGGAGCCGGCGGCGAAGCGCATGGCGCTCGCAAACGTGATAGTGGATGGCGACGATACCCTCAACTGCGGCATCTGCTACCTCCCTCTCAAGCCACCA TGTGGCGTCGGTCATACCATATCCTCGCGGTGCCACGACAAGATGGTGGCGGCAAGGAGGTGCCGTGTGTGTCACATCCGGTTGACCGGCGGCTATCGCTGGAACATCGCACTGGAGAGGCTAACAGAGTCCATCCGGGTGCCGTGCGCCAACGCCGCCCACGGCTGCACTGCCACGCCGGCCTACTATGACCACCCCGACCACCTCAAGGCGTGCCCTCACGACGCCGTGCTATTGCCCGCAGGCAGACTGCGGTTTCGCTAG